In one window of Denticeps clupeoides chromosome 2, fDenClu1.1, whole genome shotgun sequence DNA:
- the cyp26a1 gene encoding cytochrome P450 26A1 has product MGLYTLAVTLLCTVLLPVLLLLAAAKLWEVLVVRGRDPACPSPLPPGTMGMPFIGETLQLILQRRKFLRMKRQKYGFIYKTHLFGNPTVRVMGADNVRQILLGEHRLVSVQWPASVRTILGSDTLSNVHGAQHRNKKKAVVRAFSREALQHYVPVIQEEVRGALRDWLRRDPCVLVYLEMKRLMFRIAMRILLGFEPDQIRTDEQELVEAFEEMIKNLFSLPIDVPFSGLYRGLKARNFIHSKIEENIKKKIQDDDCERKHKDALQLLIENCRRSGEPFSVQAIKEAATELLFGGHETTASTATSLVMFLGLHSEVVEKVREELQEKEEMGLYSPGKTLTMELLEQLKYTGCVIKETLRINPPVPGGFRVALKTFELNGYQIPKGWNVIYSICDTHDVAEVFPNKEEFRPERFMAKASEDGSRFNYIPFGGGSRMCVGKEFAKVLLKIFLVELSQHCNWTLLNGPPTMKTGPTVYPVDNLPTKFSSRVSN; this is encoded by the exons ATGGGCTTGTACACGCTGGCCGTAACCTTGCTGTGCACGGTGCTGCTGCCggtgctgctgctcctggcCGCGGCGAAGCTGTGGGAGGTGCTGGTGGTCCGCGGCCGCGACCCGGCCTGCCCGAGCCCCCTGCCGCCGGGCACCATGGGAATGCCGTTCATCGGCGAGACGCTCCAGCTCATCCTGCAG CGGAGGAAGTTCCTCAGGATGAAGCGCCAGAAGTACGGCTTCATCTACAAGACCCACCTCTTCGGCAACCCCACGGTGCGCGTCATGGGCGCCGACAACGTGCGCCAGATCCTCCTCGGCGAGCACAGGCTGGTCTCCGTGCAGTGGCCGGCGTCCGTGAGGACCATCCTGGGCTCCGACACCCTCTCCAACGTGCACGGCGCCCAGCACCGGAACAAGAAGAAG GCGGTGGTGAGAGCCTTCTCTCGCGAGGCCCTGCAGCACTACGTCCCGGTCATCCAGGAGGAGGTGCGCGGCGCGCTGCGGGACTGGCTGCGGCGCGACCCCTGCGTGCTGGTCTACCTGGAGATGAAGCGCCTCATGTTCCGCATCGCCATGAGGATCCTGCTGGGCTTCGAGCCCGACCAGATCCGGACGGACGagcaggagctggtggaggcGTTCGAGGAGATGATCAAGAACCTCTTCTCCCTGCCCATCGACGTGCCCTTCAGCGGCCTTTACAGG gggctgaaggcacgcaacttTATCCACTCGAAAATCGAAGAGAACATCAAGAAGAAGATCCAGGATGACGACTGCGAGCGCAAGCACAAAGACGCCCTGCAGCTGCTGATCGAGAACTGCAGGCGATCCGGAGAACCGTTCAGCGTCCAG GCCATCAAGGAGGCGGCCACTGAACTGTTATTCGGGGGCCACGAGACCACCGCCAGCACCGCCACGTCCCTGGTGATGTTCTTAGGACTCCATTCGGAAGTGGTTGAGAAAGTgagggaggagctgcaggagaag GAGGAGATGGGCTTGTACTCTCCAGGGAAGACCCTCAccatggagctgctggagcagcTCAAGTACACGGGGTGCGTGATCAAGGAGACCCTGCGCATCAACCCCCCCGTTCCCGGGGGCTTCCGGGTCGCCCTAAAGACGTTTGAGCTGAAT GGTTATCAGATCCCCAAAGGCTGGAAcgtcatttacagcatctgcGACACTCACGACGTGGCTGAGGTCTTCCCCAACAAAGAGGAGTTCCGGCCGGAGCGCTTCATGGCCAAGGCCTCGGAGGACGGCTCCAGGTTCAACTACATCCCCTTCGGTGGCGGCTCCCGCATGTGCGTCGGCAAGGAGTTCGCCAAGGTGCTGCTGAAGATCTTCCTGGTGGAGCTCAGCCAGCACTGCAACTGGACTCTGCTGAACGGACCCCCGACCATGAAGACCGGCCCGACGGTCTACCCCGTGGACAATCTCCCCACCAAGTTCAGCAGCCGCGTCAGCAATTAG